In one Lolium rigidum isolate FL_2022 chromosome 3, APGP_CSIRO_Lrig_0.1, whole genome shotgun sequence genomic region, the following are encoded:
- the LOC124695857 gene encoding LOW QUALITY PROTEIN: transcription factor MYB65-like (The sequence of the model RefSeq protein was modified relative to this genomic sequence to represent the inferred CDS: inserted 1 base in 1 codon), with the protein MEGEPTSLEAEKVPATDSIDEEVGQREEAPPVVLKKGPWTTAEDALLVNHVRQHGEGNWNAVQRLTGLLRCGKSCRLRWTNHLRPNLKKGSFSPDEELLISQLHAQLGNKWARMASHLPGRTDNEIKNYWNTRTKRRQRAGLPVYPPEVQLQLAITKRCRYDDFSPLPSPQQSASNVLSLDAAADAASAGYTSARPPPLDLAGQLAMANRSVQFRAQTPFSAPSSPWAKPFARNAQYFQFAHSSPVSPTTPTGPMHPVTPELSLGYGLHGGDRTRFTPXSPSPGARVELPSSQLRPAMPPSSAATAPVASGGLDEGASQDQQNAASLEAMLQELHDAIKIDPPAHANGAVDSRAEQNGVSGDSQLYPGDNKSEGELKDDIDTLFELMIPTAFPMPEPAAPAAAPNHSGSISQPSSDDQDLGMDHIAVIGGGGSSEQDWSLDGACQWNNMSSIC; encoded by the exons ATGGAGGGTGAGCCTACATCGCTGGAGGCGGAGAAGGTGCCGGCCACGGACAGTATTGATGAGGAGGTGGGGCAGAGGGAGGAGGCCCCGCCGGTGGTGCTGAAGAAAGGGCCGTGGACGACGGCGGAGGACGCCTTGCTGGTGAACCACGTGCGGCAGCACGGTGAGGGCAACTGGAACGCCGTGCAGCGCCTGACTGGGCTTCTGCGCTGCGGCAAGAGCTGTCGGCTGCGGTGGACCAATCACCTCCGCCCGAACCTCAAGAAGGGCTCCTTCTCTCCCGACGAGGAGCTCCTCATCTCGCAGCTTCACGCGCAGCTCGGCAACAAGTGGGCTCGAATGGCCTCCCAT CTACCGGGAAGGACGGACAACGAGATCAAGAACTACTGGAACACGAGGACTAAGCGGAGGCAGCGTGCCGGCCTGCCGGTGTACCCACCCGAGGTGCAGCTCCAGCTCGCCATCACCAAGCGCTGCCGCTACGACGATTTCTCGCCCTTGCCGTCCCCGCAGCAATCGGCCAGCAATGTCCTGTCACTTGATGCCGCCGCCGATGCAGCCTCCGCAGGGTACACCAGCGCTCGCCCTCCGCCGCTCGACCTTGCTGGGCAGCTAGCCATGGCCAACCGGTCGGTGCAATTCCGGGCCCAGACGCCCTTCTCGGCGCCGTCTTCCCCATGGGCGAAGCCATTCGCACGGAACGCGCAGTACTTCCAGTTCGCGCATTCCTCGCCCGtgtcgccgacgacgccgacggGACCCATGCACCCGGTCACACCGGAGCTGTCCTTGGGTTATGGCTTGCACGGCGGTGACAGGACTCGATTCACTC TCTCGCCGTCTCCGGGCGCCAGAGTGGAGCTCCCTTCAAGCCAATTGCGCCCGGCGATGCCGCCGTCCTCGGCTGCCACCGCCCCCGTCGCAAGCGGCGGTTTGGACGAAGGAGCGTCGCAAGATCAGCAGAACGCGGCGAGCCTAGAGGCCATGCTGCAGGAGCTGCATGACGCCATCAAGATCGACCCGCCGGCGCATGCGAACGGAGCCGTCGACAGCCGCGCCGAGCAGAACGGTGTCAGTGGTGA CTCACAACTGTATCCAGGTGACAACAAATCGGAGGGCGAGCTCAAAGATGACATCGACACACTGTTCGAGCTAATGATACCGACGGCCTTCCCCATGCCGGAGCCCGCTGCCCCAGCCGCTGCGCCCAACCACTCTGGCTCCATCTCGCAGCCCAGCAGCGACGACCAGGACCTCGGCATGGATCATATTGCggtcatcggcggcggcggctcatcgGAGCAGGACTGGAGCCTCGACGGCGCCTGCCAGTGGAACAACATGTCCAGCATCTGCTGA